The Bacteroidota bacterium sequence GATCCTGAAAATTCCGATACGCTCCTTCTTCAGTTTAAAAATCCATTGCTGGCAGATTCCATTGCATGGAAAACTGTATGGTATAAAAACGGCTATAATCCGGTTACGCCCGATACAGGATTTCATTTGGTCATTATCCCAATTACCGACCTGTCCTATTTACAAAACGGATTCCAGTTCCGGTTCAGAAATTACGCAACCGTTTCAGGGAACGTTGACCACTGGCATATTGATTATGTGTATCTGGATAAAAACCGCTCAATGACAGATACAATTTTTGATGACGTGGCTTTTGTTTACAATTCACGTTCTCTTTTAAAAAATTATTATGCTATGCCGTGGGAACAATATCAAGCATCGGAAATGAAATCTAATCTTACTTTTTTTATTAGGAACAATGATACTGTCACAAAAAATGTTTCTTTCACAGATACAATTTATAATTCAGCATTAAACCCTGTAGCGTCTGATTCTTTAAATGCTGGAAATATTTATTCGTGGAGCACAAATGGATATTGCAACTACGCACCATTTGCAAATCCTCCCATTTCTACCACTCCGCCAAATTACGTTTTCCCGATTCTTACCCAAGACACTTCTTTTCTTCTTGAATGCGTTTTAACGCCCCCTATCTCCGACATAGATAAATGGAACGACACGCTCCGCTTCACACAAACTTTTTCAAACTATTATGCGTATGATGACGGAACCGCTGAAAAAGGATATGGGTTGAATGCTGCTGGCGGGCAAATTGCTTATAAATTTTCTCTCAATCAGCCCGATACGCTCGTTGCCGTGCAAATGCTCTTCAATTGGATTGGTCCGAATGTAAACCAACAGCAATTTAAAATAAGAGTTTGGGGTGATAACGGGGGAGTTCCGAGTTCAGCATATATATACGAAGACACAATCATTACTCCCAACTATGAATATGTTTATCATAATGACTGGGGAAACCTTACCAATATGTTTTACCCGTACTTACTGAAAACAAAACAAGTATTGAGCGGAACATTTTATGTAGGATTTGTTCAATATACTAACCCCTCCACTACTCTGCTGAATCTTGGTCTGGATCAAAACACTAACTCCAACAGCAAAATGTATTACAATGTCGGCAGCGGTTGGAATCAGTCTGCACTTGCAGGTTCGTGGATGATTCGCCCGGTGTTTGGAACAACAAAAGGATTACTGACTGTTCATAATGAAGAACCCCTTACATCTTCTTTTACCATCTATCCTA is a genomic window containing:
- a CDS encoding T9SS type A sorting domain-containing protein, which encodes MNKKQVTGYPEWTPPRRGLLRSSEQLQVTTCWQKSILLFSLFIIHHSFCFSQEVLMDLTTNPVVVKKYNEVRNSTLRINPVKLDTVSLPFLDDFSKDDIYPDAFLWLDSNVFINRDYPIAPPTLGVATFDGVSKSGCPYDTLASANSSESADTLTSKPINLSSLPPDSSVIFSFFWQASSFLYGRGNDPENSDTLLLQFKNPLLADSIAWKTVWYKNGYNPVTPDTGFHLVIIPITDLSYLQNGFQFRFRNYATVSGNVDHWHIDYVYLDKNRSMTDTIFDDVAFVYNSRSLLKNYYAMPWEQYQASEMKSNLTFFIRNNDTVTKNVSFTDTIYNSALNPVASDSLNAGNIYSWSTNGYCNYAPFANPPISTTPPNYVFPILTQDTSFLLECVLTPPISDIDKWNDTLRFTQTFSNYYAYDDGTAEKGYGLNAAGGQIAYKFSLNQPDTLVAVQMLFNWIGPNVNQQQFKIRVWGDNGGVPSSAYIYEDTIITPNYEYVYHNDWGNLTNMFYPYLLKTKQVLSGTFYVGFVQYTNPSTTLLNLGLDQNTNSNSKMYYNVGSGWNQSALAGSWMIRPVFGTTKGLLTVHNEEPLTSSFTIYPNPTSGKFRIQSDNNSFLKSIEENYHLTVFSIDGQMVHEETISSFSSEIDISNLREGLYFVRVENKNGLALNQKFVLTK